In the Streptomyces formicae genome, one interval contains:
- a CDS encoding sigma-70 family RNA polymerase sigma factor: MDQNEAAAAAALAARFEEHRPRLNAVAYRMLGSLSESEDAVQETWLRLSRSDSGAVENLGGWLTTVVGRMCLDMLRSRQSRREDSLDVSMDTHVPDPVVSRMDAVADPEQEVLLADSVGLALLVVLETLAPAERLAFVLHDMFAVPFDEIAPVVERSTAATRQLASRARRRVQGSAPATDTGLAKQREVVEAWMAATKAGDFEALLELLDPDVVLRADTGELSSGLSKLVRGAATVAGQAAMFARFALVSRLVLVNGAPGLVAVPDGEPFSLASFTVVDGRIVEINIIADRERLAGLGMPSFDD, translated from the coding sequence ATGGACCAGAACGAAGCCGCTGCCGCCGCCGCCCTCGCGGCCCGGTTCGAGGAGCACAGGCCCCGCCTGAACGCCGTCGCGTACCGCATGCTCGGCTCCCTGAGCGAGTCCGAGGACGCCGTCCAGGAGACGTGGCTGCGGCTCAGCCGCTCCGACTCCGGTGCGGTGGAGAACCTCGGCGGCTGGCTGACGACCGTCGTGGGGCGGATGTGTCTCGACATGCTGCGCTCGCGGCAGTCCCGGCGCGAGGACTCCCTGGACGTCTCCATGGACACGCACGTGCCGGACCCGGTGGTGAGCCGCATGGACGCGGTGGCCGATCCCGAGCAGGAGGTGCTGCTCGCCGACTCGGTCGGCCTCGCCCTCCTCGTCGTACTGGAGACCCTCGCGCCCGCCGAACGGCTCGCGTTCGTGCTGCACGACATGTTCGCCGTGCCCTTCGACGAGATCGCGCCCGTGGTGGAGCGCTCGACGGCCGCGACCCGGCAACTTGCCAGCAGGGCCCGCCGCCGAGTGCAGGGCTCGGCGCCCGCCACGGACACCGGCCTCGCCAAGCAGCGCGAGGTCGTCGAGGCGTGGATGGCCGCGACGAAGGCCGGCGACTTCGAGGCGCTGCTCGAACTCCTCGACCCGGACGTGGTGTTGCGCGCGGACACCGGCGAACTGTCGTCGGGCCTGTCCAAGCTGGTGCGGGGCGCGGCGACGGTGGCCGGGCAGGCGGCGATGTTCGCGCGGTTCGCGCTGGTCTCGCGCCTGGTCCTGGTCAACGGGGCGCCGGGGCTCGTCGCCGTGCCGGACGGCGAGCCGTTCTCCCTCGCGTCGTTCACGGTCGTGGACGGCAGGATCGTGGAGATCAACATCATCGCGGACCGGGAGCGGCTGGCGGGGCTCGGCATGCCGTCGTTCGACGACTGA
- a CDS encoding aminoglycoside phosphotransferase family protein translates to MSTDSPGPDRSPDLIDDDLVRGLLAEQFPRWADLPVSSVPLPGMDNATFRLGDDLSVRLPRYERWIGQVEREQRWLPWLAPQLPLPVSAPLASGRPGLGYPFPWSVYRWLEGEAATTENLADPVRTATELAGFIRALQRIDATGGPAPCLSNAFRGERVGTECDALAADSLVRAKIAKLDGIVDTDAVTAVWEAALAAPAWDRPPVWLHGDLATGNLLAVEGHLSAVIDFGTLAVGDPACDLIPAWMFLPAKARETFRDAVDQDDATWARARGLALAGSLPVPDDPFFAVPARVTASLRHLDAVLDDFRTYGG, encoded by the coding sequence TTGTCGACCGACTCGCCCGGCCCTGACCGATCGCCCGACCTGATCGACGACGACCTCGTCCGCGGCCTGCTCGCCGAGCAGTTCCCGCGGTGGGCGGACCTGCCCGTCTCGTCCGTGCCGCTGCCCGGGATGGACAACGCGACGTTCCGGCTCGGCGACGACCTCTCGGTCCGGCTGCCCCGCTACGAGCGCTGGATCGGGCAGGTCGAACGCGAACAGCGGTGGCTGCCGTGGCTGGCCCCGCAACTGCCCCTCCCCGTCTCCGCACCGCTCGCGTCGGGAAGGCCCGGCCTCGGCTACCCCTTCCCGTGGTCGGTCTACCGCTGGCTGGAGGGCGAGGCAGCGACCACCGAGAACCTCGCGGACCCGGTGCGCACGGCCACCGAACTGGCCGGATTCATCAGGGCGTTGCAGAGGATCGACGCGACCGGTGGCCCTGCTCCCTGCCTGAGCAACGCCTTCCGGGGCGAGCGCGTGGGCACCGAGTGCGATGCGCTGGCCGCCGACTCCCTCGTACGCGCGAAGATCGCCAAGCTGGACGGGATCGTCGACACGGACGCCGTGACGGCGGTGTGGGAGGCCGCGCTCGCCGCGCCCGCGTGGGACCGTCCCCCGGTCTGGCTGCACGGCGACCTCGCGACCGGCAACCTCCTCGCGGTGGAGGGACACCTGAGCGCGGTCATCGACTTCGGCACGCTCGCGGTGGGCGATCCGGCCTGCGATCTGATCCCGGCCTGGATGTTCCTGCCCGCAAAGGCGCGGGAGACGTTCCGCGACGCGGTCGACCAGGACGACGCGACGTGGGCACGGGCGCGCGGCCTGGCGCTCGCCGGGTCGCTGCCGGTCCCCGACGATCCGTTCTTCGCGGTTCCCGCGCGGGTGACCGCGTCGCTGCGGCATCTGGACGCGGTGCTCGACGACTTCAGGACGTACGGGGGTTAG
- a CDS encoding elongation factor G → MHSPAPHTLNLGILAHIDAGKTSLTERLLHAAGVIDEPGRVDDGSTQTDSLALERQRGITIKSAVVSFVIDAPAGADAGDGVEVNLIDTPGHPDFIAEVERVLSVLDGAVLVISAVEGVQAQTRVLLRTLRRLRIPTLIFVNKTDRRGARYEGVLDHIATRLTPDVVPMGTVPGLGTREARFVPFTAESGTDGNGFTARLTELLASHDDTVLSAYVEDAASLSYDRLRAELARQTRRALVHPVFFGSAMTGVGVGELADGIRELLPSNAGDAEGPVSGSVFKVERGAAGEKIAYVRMFSGTIRTRDRVDIVAASDGASESREGKVTAITVFDQGTDVRRTEVGAGRIGKLRGLGDVRIGDVIGVPRPGVEPGAHHFAPPTLETVVAPVRPSDRGALHVALTQLAEQDPLIGLRQDAVRQEVSVSLYGEVQKEVVQATLAEDFGLDVSFRETTTICVERVVGTGEAFEIIDKDPNPFLATVGLRVAPAPVGAGVEFRLGVELGAMPYAFFRAVEETVRETLHQGLYGWRVPDCTVTMTHCGYWPRQSHAHGTFDKSMSSTAGDFRNLTPLVLMDALRRAGTVVHEPMHRFRIDVPGDTFGAVLPALTRLRAVPHTPTTSGASYVLEGDIPAKQVHALEQMLPGLTRGEGEWESAFDHYEPVRGAPPTRARTDHDPLSRKEYLLRVVRRTSGGGREEPVA, encoded by the coding sequence GTGCATTCACCTGCTCCGCACACCCTGAACCTGGGCATTCTCGCCCACATCGACGCCGGTAAGACCAGCCTGACCGAGCGGCTCCTGCACGCCGCCGGTGTCATCGACGAACCAGGACGCGTCGACGACGGCAGCACCCAGACCGATTCGCTCGCCCTGGAGCGACAGCGCGGCATCACGATCAAGTCCGCGGTCGTCTCCTTCGTGATCGACGCCCCGGCGGGTGCCGACGCGGGCGACGGCGTCGAGGTCAACCTCATCGACACCCCAGGACACCCGGACTTCATCGCCGAGGTGGAGCGGGTCCTGAGCGTGCTCGACGGCGCCGTGCTCGTGATCTCCGCCGTGGAGGGCGTGCAGGCGCAGACCCGCGTCCTGCTGCGCACCCTGCGCCGGCTGCGCATCCCCACGCTGATCTTCGTGAACAAGACGGACCGCCGCGGCGCCCGGTACGAGGGCGTGCTCGACCACATCGCCACGCGGCTCACCCCGGACGTCGTCCCGATGGGCACGGTCCCCGGCCTCGGCACGCGCGAGGCCCGCTTCGTCCCCTTCACCGCCGAGAGCGGCACCGACGGCAACGGCTTCACCGCCCGTCTGACCGAGCTGCTCGCCTCGCACGACGACACGGTTCTTTCCGCGTACGTCGAGGACGCGGCATCCCTTTCGTACGACCGGCTGCGCGCCGAGCTGGCCCGCCAGACCCGCCGCGCGCTGGTGCACCCCGTCTTCTTCGGCTCGGCGATGACGGGCGTGGGCGTCGGCGAACTGGCCGACGGCATCCGCGAGTTGCTGCCGTCGAACGCCGGGGACGCCGAAGGGCCCGTCTCCGGCAGCGTCTTCAAGGTGGAGCGCGGAGCGGCCGGGGAGAAGATCGCCTACGTCCGGATGTTCTCCGGCACGATCCGCACGCGCGACCGCGTCGACATCGTGGCGGCGTCCGACGGGGCGAGCGAGTCGCGCGAAGGCAAGGTCACCGCCATCACGGTCTTCGACCAGGGCACCGACGTCCGGCGAACGGAGGTCGGGGCGGGCCGGATCGGCAAGCTCCGGGGCCTCGGCGACGTCCGCATCGGCGACGTGATCGGCGTACCGCGCCCGGGCGTCGAGCCCGGCGCGCACCACTTCGCGCCGCCGACCCTGGAGACCGTCGTCGCCCCGGTCCGCCCGTCCGACCGGGGCGCCCTGCACGTCGCGCTCACCCAACTCGCCGAGCAGGACCCGCTGATCGGCCTGCGGCAGGACGCCGTCCGCCAGGAGGTGTCGGTCTCGCTCTACGGAGAGGTGCAGAAGGAGGTCGTCCAGGCGACGCTCGCCGAGGACTTCGGACTCGACGTCTCCTTCCGCGAGACCACGACGATCTGCGTGGAGCGGGTCGTCGGCACGGGCGAGGCGTTCGAGATCATCGACAAGGACCCCAACCCGTTCCTCGCCACGGTCGGCCTGCGGGTGGCGCCCGCGCCGGTCGGCGCCGGGGTGGAGTTCCGGCTCGGCGTCGAACTCGGCGCGATGCCGTACGCGTTCTTCCGCGCGGTCGAGGAGACCGTCAGGGAGACCCTGCACCAGGGCCTGTACGGCTGGCGCGTGCCCGACTGCACGGTCACGATGACGCACTGCGGCTACTGGCCGAGGCAGAGCCACGCGCACGGCACCTTCGACAAGAGCATGTCGAGCACGGCGGGCGACTTCAGGAACCTGACGCCGCTGGTCCTGATGGACGCGCTGCGCCGGGCGGGCACGGTGGTGCACGAGCCGATGCACCGCTTCAGGATCGACGTGCCCGGCGACACGTTCGGCGCGGTCCTGCCCGCGCTCACGCGACTGCGGGCGGTGCCGCACACGCCGACCACGAGCGGAGCTTCGTACGTACTGGAGGGGGACATCCCCGCGAAGCAGGTGCACGCCCTGGAGCAGATGCTGCCCGGACTCACGCGCGGCGAGGGCGAGTGGGAGTCCGCGTTCGACCACTACGAGCCCGTGCGGGGCGCCCCGCCCACCCGCGCCCGGACGGATCACGACCCGCTGAGCCGCAAGGAGTACCTGCTGCGGGTGGTGCGCCGCACGTCCGGCGGGGGCCGGGAGGAGCCGGTCGCATGA